The following are encoded in a window of Chitinivibrionales bacterium genomic DNA:
- a CDS encoding diguanylate cyclase: MPKTKNRWGLVLFFCALAIAGTGITLSFIYQPEGNPALYKKVLPAIGLILSCTSFLVGHFSYPRVQNLKVYLIGYLVGLIGLGYFLLYKPPFKPFVPPAPANFTHALFILAFVNIIAALALPSYLRYRLTKQLTFIIAGFETVLILIFRFVPSSLHWTRILRFESITDFAFWTGFMWFGIVLWLSIWLLRKEFYLGGIFAGTALLYLLARHYAPLHANPQSVQCIMMVQVPFYLQIGSIVHWFFRMEHRISYDPLLHIYNRNYCSRVITEQSNLNTLPPFAVAMLDIDHFKKVNDTYGHQAGDHVLYNTAQTVCREVIPDGTVCRYGGEELAVFFPQKVTKDVVPVMEKVRKAVEKMKTTFKKKNIKVTLSIGISHRYDKTQTIIDVIHTADKALYKAKKGGRNQVKHMKISVRQAKKPRNSTKRKGS, from the coding sequence ATGCCCAAGACTAAAAATCGCTGGGGATTGGTTCTCTTTTTTTGCGCGCTGGCGATAGCAGGAACCGGTATAACCCTCAGCTTTATCTATCAGCCTGAAGGAAATCCGGCTCTTTATAAAAAAGTTCTTCCGGCAATCGGGCTGATCCTTTCCTGCACCTCTTTTTTGGTTGGTCATTTTTCCTACCCCCGTGTCCAGAATTTAAAAGTTTATCTGATCGGCTATCTTGTCGGCCTGATCGGCCTAGGGTACTTTCTGCTCTATAAACCTCCGTTCAAACCCTTTGTTCCCCCTGCGCCGGCGAATTTCACCCATGCGCTTTTTATTCTGGCTTTTGTAAATATTATTGCGGCCCTCGCCCTCCCATCATACCTCCGATATCGACTGACAAAACAACTCACCTTTATCATTGCCGGGTTCGAAACAGTGTTAATCCTGATTTTCAGGTTTGTGCCTTCAAGCTTGCACTGGACCAGAATACTTCGATTCGAAAGCATTACCGATTTTGCTTTCTGGACCGGTTTCATGTGGTTCGGTATTGTTTTATGGCTGTCAATATGGCTCCTGCGCAAAGAATTCTACCTCGGCGGTATATTTGCTGGCACAGCGCTGCTTTATCTTCTTGCTCGACACTATGCCCCTCTCCATGCAAATCCTCAATCTGTTCAGTGTATCATGATGGTCCAGGTGCCCTTTTATCTGCAGATCGGCTCCATTGTCCACTGGTTTTTCCGTATGGAGCACAGAATTTCATACGACCCGCTGCTTCACATTTATAATCGAAATTACTGCAGCAGGGTAATCACCGAACAGAGCAATCTCAATACACTGCCGCCCTTTGCCGTTGCCATGCTCGATATCGACCATTTTAAAAAAGTGAACGACACCTATGGCCATCAGGCAGGAGATCATGTTCTCTATAATACAGCGCAGACAGTCTGCAGAGAGGTTATTCCCGACGGCACGGTTTGCCGGTACGGGGGCGAAGAGCTTGCGGTATTCTTTCCCCAAAAAGTTACCAAAGATGTGGTTCCGGTGATGGAAAAAGTCCGCAAAGCGGTCGAAAAAATGAAAACGACTTTTAAAAAGAAAAATATCAAAGTAACTCTTTCAATCGGTATATCCCATAGGTATGATAAAACCCAGACGATCATCGATGTTATTCATACTGCCGACAAGGCATTGTATAAAGCCAAAAAGGGGGGAAGAAATCAGGTTAAGCATATGAAAATCTCAGTCCGCCAGGCAAAAAAGCCCAGGAATTCGACCAAACGCAAGGGTTCATAA
- a CDS encoding DUF1015 family protein, producing MAEIRPFCGYRFNLDDPGNLQQFVAPPYDMIDGDMQEILYRKDPHNIIRIIQNKPEPGDQVNNDRHQRAAALLNKWITENILLKDSEPSIYVYRQRFSAGEDNDAVTYERTGIVARVRLVDFKEKIVLPHENTLSAPKVDRYELLKATHCNTGQIFGIIQDEGDFFGSVSKAVTDAPAGSFTDDNVQHTLFRIKDQQTINRLVDLASDRIILIADGHHRYETALQFAQESGEPAHQFVMMTLVSMADPGLIIRPFHRSIKKRPSVTGPAMLSKLEEYFEIKEFENSSVDEIITFTGSRDNHRMAYLDHETRKAYFLSLSPKGEKYLCDNTNGMSYQWNHLDVSIINSLVINKILGLPMDGTTLHDVIDYEKDITAAYHKTLDSPDYYGTFFLRPIEIGVVRDIVAGNERMPQKSTNFFPKFYSGLVLNKLEEA from the coding sequence ATGGCTGAGATACGACCATTCTGCGGCTATCGATTTAATCTTGACGATCCCGGCAACCTGCAACAATTTGTTGCTCCTCCTTATGACATGATCGACGGCGACATGCAGGAGATACTCTACCGAAAAGATCCCCATAATATCATCAGGATAATTCAGAACAAACCGGAGCCAGGAGACCAGGTCAACAACGACCGCCATCAGCGGGCCGCAGCACTCCTGAATAAATGGATTACCGAAAACATTCTCCTTAAGGACTCAGAACCTTCAATTTATGTTTACCGCCAACGTTTCAGCGCGGGTGAAGACAATGATGCGGTTACCTATGAACGAACCGGTATCGTTGCGCGGGTACGGCTTGTTGATTTCAAGGAAAAAATCGTTCTTCCCCACGAAAACACATTATCCGCCCCTAAAGTCGACCGCTATGAGCTGTTGAAAGCAACACACTGTAACACAGGACAGATATTCGGTATTATCCAGGATGAAGGCGATTTTTTTGGATCTGTTTCGAAGGCTGTAACGGACGCCCCCGCCGGCAGTTTTACCGATGACAATGTTCAGCATACGCTTTTCCGTATCAAAGACCAGCAAACGATCAACCGCCTGGTAGATCTGGCCTCGGATCGGATTATTCTCATTGCCGACGGTCATCACCGGTATGAAACCGCACTTCAGTTTGCTCAGGAGTCCGGTGAACCCGCTCATCAGTTTGTCATGATGACGCTTGTCTCCATGGCTGATCCCGGCCTGATTATCCGGCCGTTCCACCGGAGTATCAAAAAGAGGCCGTCAGTAACCGGCCCGGCAATGCTCTCAAAACTTGAAGAGTACTTTGAAATCAAAGAATTTGAAAATTCCTCTGTCGATGAAATTATAACCTTTACCGGAAGTCGTGACAATCACCGGATGGCATATTTAGACCATGAAACCCGAAAAGCTTATTTTCTGAGTCTCAGTCCGAAGGGGGAAAAATACCTGTGCGATAATACCAATGGTATGTCATACCAATGGAACCATCTCGACGTATCGATAATAAATTCGCTGGTGATTAATAAAATTCTCGGTCTCCCAATGGACGGCACGACGCTTCATGATGTTATCGATTATGAAAAAGATATTACCGCCGCCTACCACAAAACCCTTGACAGCCCGGATTACTACGGTACATTTTTTCTCAGACCGATCGAAATAGGAGTTGTCAGGGATATCGTCGCCGGTAATGAGCGGATGCCCCAAAAGTCTACAAATTTCTTTCCTAAATTCTATTCGGGTCTTGTTCTCAATAAACTGGAGGAGGCATGA
- a CDS encoding phosphoribosylglycinamide formyltransferase: protein MNCAVFASGGGSNFQALIDHQKSGELHVDFAVLISNNSKAYAGERARNNGIPAIHLPPSRFSTLEDYTRELMKAMDEYSVDMIVLAGYMKIIPAAVVQRYRNRILNIHPALLPSFGGKGMYGKKVHRAVLDYGSKISGITVHFVDEQYDSGPIVLQVSTPVLDDDDPETLAERVLKLEHANYWRAVEAVARNKIAVSGRRVTGEI from the coding sequence ATGAACTGTGCAGTATTTGCATCAGGCGGCGGAAGTAATTTTCAGGCTCTCATCGATCATCAAAAATCAGGTGAACTTCATGTGGACTTCGCTGTTCTTATCAGCAACAACAGCAAAGCCTACGCCGGTGAACGGGCACGGAATAACGGTATCCCGGCGATTCATCTTCCCCCCTCCCGCTTCAGTACCCTCGAAGACTATACCCGGGAACTTATGAAGGCTATGGATGAATATTCTGTTGATATGATTGTGCTTGCAGGATATATGAAAATCATTCCTGCCGCGGTGGTACAGCGCTATCGTAACCGGATACTCAATATTCATCCGGCACTCCTCCCCTCCTTCGGCGGCAAAGGGATGTATGGTAAAAAGGTTCACCGTGCAGTGCTCGACTATGGATCCAAGATTAGCGGAATTACGGTCCACTTTGTTGACGAACAGTACGACAGCGGTCCAATTGTGCTTCAGGTTTCGACCCCTGTTCTGGATGATGATGATCCTGAGACGCTTGCGGAGCGGGTGTTAAAGCTCGAGCATGCCAATTACTGGCGTGCAGTTGAGGCGGTAGCCCGAAACAAAATAGCAGTCAGCGGACGGAGAGTGACCGGTGAAATTTAG
- a CDS encoding glycosyltransferase gives MSFSVLSGDSLVTSFMLIIAAAVGLSVIAVGILVAFYQRFWYERILRPSFDSSYNPSCAIIVPCKGSDDGLRPSIDAYLSVDYDNFEIIFAVESEHDSAVPVIKEAISGKPNAKLVVAGLSSRCAQKNWNMLKGVENANKPDVYVFADADITPQKEWLHELILPLSRSDAAATTGFRWIHLAKGSFGQYNHMFFNNFLYVLFCTASMIGNAGLWGGSMAMRREDFEKLGVAERWKETVVDDMSLAEIIMKNKKRSVLVPPCITDTNEALPLQKSTAWIERQMMFLKMYHTHLWCLAMPVVFSILLIQLWLIPAVIISSISSRSFFELGGAAPLAFTALDLLAAPLYIFMGRIDRFFRFIVQEPLLRWMHLYALARTSFTNTIIWSGVEYRLRVFSGKVISVKR, from the coding sequence TTGTCCTTTTCAGTTTTATCCGGCGATTCGCTTGTTACCTCTTTTATGCTGATTATCGCAGCAGCGGTTGGACTTTCCGTCATTGCAGTTGGAATATTAGTTGCCTTTTATCAGCGATTCTGGTATGAACGAATACTCCGTCCTTCTTTTGATTCTTCATATAACCCCAGTTGTGCGATTATCGTACCGTGCAAAGGTTCTGATGACGGACTTCGACCCAGTATCGATGCCTATCTTTCAGTCGATTACGACAACTTTGAAATTATCTTTGCGGTTGAAAGCGAGCATGATAGCGCAGTACCGGTAATCAAAGAGGCGATCTCGGGCAAACCAAATGCCAAACTCGTGGTCGCCGGTCTTTCCTCCCGTTGCGCACAGAAAAACTGGAATATGCTCAAGGGCGTAGAAAATGCAAATAAACCGGATGTGTATGTTTTTGCCGATGCAGATATCACTCCCCAGAAAGAGTGGCTGCACGAGCTGATTCTTCCACTCTCCCGCTCTGATGCCGCCGCGACAACCGGATTCCGCTGGATCCATCTTGCAAAAGGAAGTTTCGGCCAATACAATCACATGTTTTTCAACAATTTTCTCTACGTTCTTTTCTGTACGGCATCGATGATCGGCAACGCCGGATTGTGGGGCGGATCCATGGCGATGCGGCGGGAAGATTTCGAGAAGCTCGGGGTGGCTGAGCGGTGGAAAGAGACTGTAGTTGACGACATGAGTCTGGCGGAAATAATCATGAAAAACAAGAAGCGATCCGTTCTTGTTCCTCCCTGTATTACCGACACCAATGAAGCGCTTCCTTTGCAGAAGAGTACCGCCTGGATCGAACGGCAGATGATGTTTCTTAAAATGTATCATACCCACTTATGGTGTTTAGCGATGCCGGTGGTATTCAGCATTTTGCTCATTCAGCTCTGGCTTATTCCTGCAGTTATCATCAGCAGTATTTCCTCCCGCTCCTTTTTTGAACTTGGCGGCGCCGCACCTCTGGCATTTACGGCTCTGGACCTCCTGGCCGCACCACTCTATATTTTCATGGGACGGATAGACAGATTTTTCCGTTTTATTGTTCAGGAGCCGTTGCTACGCTGGATGCACCTCTATGCCCTTGCCCGGACCTCATTTACAAATACAATCATCTGGAGCGGAGTGGAATATCGGTTGAGAGTCTTTTCGGGAAAAGTCATCTCCGTGAAACGCTGA
- a CDS encoding AAA domain-containing protein codes for MTTNTNDVALIESCSEAHTKIKAELSKKIVGQNDVIDDLLACFLAGGHCLLIGVPGLAKTMLVQSLAESLDCVFNRVQFTPDLMPSDITGSEILYEDRTTGHREFRFVNGPVFTNILLADEINRTPPKTQSALLQAMQEHEITSGGKTFPLPSPFWVLATQNPIEQEGTYPLPEAQQDRFMFSIEVNYPEYASEVEIVKATTRIQEISLTPQMKADDIKRFQELVRRVPAADSVIEFAVSLVRRSRPDDEACSDKIRNLLTWGAGPRASQYLILAAKAYAALEGRPTPDISDIKRAAPPVLRHRLIRSFHAETENISANEIVSMLLD; via the coding sequence ATGACGACGAATACGAATGATGTTGCTTTGATTGAGAGCTGTTCCGAAGCGCACACAAAAATAAAAGCCGAACTGAGCAAAAAAATCGTGGGTCAGAATGATGTTATTGATGACCTTCTGGCATGCTTTCTTGCCGGAGGTCATTGCCTGCTCATTGGTGTGCCCGGCCTGGCCAAAACAATGCTGGTGCAAAGTCTGGCGGAATCGCTTGATTGCGTATTCAACAGAGTTCAATTCACACCGGATCTGATGCCCTCCGATATCACCGGTTCCGAAATTCTTTATGAAGACAGGACCACCGGGCACCGCGAGTTTCGATTTGTAAACGGACCGGTGTTCACCAACATTCTTCTGGCCGATGAAATAAACCGGACGCCTCCCAAAACTCAATCGGCGCTCCTTCAGGCGATGCAGGAACACGAAATCACCTCGGGGGGCAAAACCTTTCCCCTCCCCTCACCCTTCTGGGTTCTGGCAACGCAAAATCCCATCGAGCAGGAAGGTACCTATCCGCTTCCCGAAGCCCAGCAGGACCGGTTCATGTTTTCAATTGAGGTCAATTACCCGGAATATGCATCGGAAGTTGAAATTGTAAAGGCGACGACCCGCATCCAGGAGATTTCACTGACCCCTCAGATGAAGGCCGATGATATCAAAAGGTTTCAGGAGCTTGTCCGCCGCGTTCCTGCCGCCGATTCTGTTATTGAATTTGCTGTCTCGCTTGTCCGCCGCTCCCGTCCTGATGATGAAGCCTGTTCTGATAAAATCAGGAATCTTCTTACTTGGGGAGCGGGTCCCCGGGCATCCCAGTATCTGATTCTGGCCGCCAAGGCATATGCGGCTCTTGAGGGTCGCCCGACTCCCGACATATCGGATATCAAGCGTGCCGCACCGCCGGTTCTGCGCCATCGCCTGATACGGTCCTTTCACGCAGAAACCGAAAATATTTCGGCTAACGAAATTGTATCCATGCTTTTAGATTAA
- a CDS encoding ribonuclease HII produces MGIVRENDSVLIGIDEAGRGPLAGPVTAAAVLLDLDSPLEEINDSKKLTARKRERLCEEIKASAKDYGIGLADPHEIDKINILQASLLAMQRAIDQLKTQWTLALVDGNRPIPSLHAARQKTIIRGDGTSASIAAASILAKVERDRIMEDNHFRYPLYEFSSNKGYPTPRHKKLISKNGICPIHRKSFCLPTLSEIVLPLE; encoded by the coding sequence ATTGGTATTGTCCGGGAAAATGACAGTGTTCTGATCGGTATCGATGAAGCCGGTCGGGGCCCTCTTGCCGGACCGGTGACAGCCGCAGCGGTCCTTCTGGATCTTGATTCTCCCCTGGAAGAAATAAATGATTCCAAAAAATTAACAGCCCGGAAAAGGGAAAGGCTTTGTGAAGAAATCAAAGCCTCGGCAAAGGATTATGGAATAGGCCTGGCAGATCCCCACGAAATCGACAAAATCAATATCCTTCAAGCATCTCTTCTTGCCATGCAACGGGCAATCGATCAACTAAAAACACAGTGGACTCTGGCGCTTGTAGACGGCAACCGGCCGATCCCCTCTCTCCACGCAGCACGACAAAAAACAATAATCCGGGGAGACGGTACAAGCGCATCGATTGCCGCAGCATCTATTTTAGCTAAAGTCGAAAGAGACAGGATAATGGAAGACAATCATTTTCGGTATCCTCTCTACGAATTTTCTTCAAACAAGGGGTATCCGACCCCCAGGCATAAAAAACTGATCAGTAAAAACGGGATATGTCCTATCCATCGGAAAAGCTTTTGCCTGCCGACACTGTCGGAAATCGTATTACCCCTCGAATAG
- a CDS encoding flippase-like domain-containing protein, with the protein MKLSRLAQLIGGITIAGACLYVFFRGVDLVQLGNELKKISPFSLLLAAALTVFSLWLRGIRWALILPDSDKASKKNLFAFATIGFMANNILPARMGEAARALFLWKKNSYAPFTAIGSLILERGFDVLVFASFFFIPVFTLDGLGKLTYPAYFLLAVYCFSIGCMALYALIPKKIEFLAQKSIGLLPAAPQKKFAKIGAELASNLSWLFSLKKTLAIIILSYATILCFAFAMMLIMGNVKNFSFLHTLLAQAFASIGAAIPLAPGYIGTLHASLLQGFLYCGLGEEQARAAAILYHATTYISITAAGLFFFFRTDISFREISEAKTNLEK; encoded by the coding sequence ATGAAACTCTCCCGTCTTGCGCAACTTATCGGTGGAATAACCATTGCCGGCGCCTGTCTCTATGTCTTTTTCAGAGGGGTTGATTTAGTCCAGTTGGGAAATGAACTGAAGAAAATATCTCCATTTTCTTTGCTGCTTGCTGCCGCATTGACGGTTTTTTCTCTGTGGCTCCGCGGCATTCGGTGGGCCCTTATCCTCCCCGATTCAGACAAAGCAAGCAAGAAGAATCTCTTTGCTTTTGCGACCATAGGATTTATGGCAAACAATATCCTTCCTGCACGAATGGGTGAAGCCGCCCGGGCGCTCTTTCTCTGGAAAAAAAATAGCTATGCTCCCTTTACGGCTATCGGCTCCCTTATTCTGGAACGGGGATTTGATGTCCTTGTGTTTGCTTCCTTTTTCTTTATCCCGGTTTTCACGCTCGATGGGTTAGGCAAACTGACCTACCCGGCGTATTTCCTTCTGGCAGTCTATTGTTTCAGTATAGGGTGTATGGCGCTCTATGCATTGATACCCAAAAAGATCGAATTCCTGGCACAAAAGAGTATCGGGTTGTTGCCGGCGGCACCCCAGAAGAAATTTGCCAAAATCGGTGCAGAGCTTGCCTCAAACCTTTCCTGGCTCTTTTCGCTTAAAAAGACCCTTGCTATTATTATTCTTTCCTATGCAACGATTCTCTGCTTTGCCTTTGCCATGATGCTGATTATGGGAAATGTCAAAAATTTTTCCTTTTTACATACGCTTCTTGCCCAGGCTTTTGCCTCGATCGGTGCGGCAATACCGCTCGCTCCCGGCTATATCGGAACCTTGCATGCATCACTTCTCCAGGGTTTTCTTTACTGTGGTCTGGGTGAAGAACAGGCACGGGCAGCGGCAATCTTATATCATGCCACTACGTATATTTCAATAACAGCGGCAGGTTTGTTTTTCTTTTTCAGAACCGATATCAGTTTCAGGGAGATCTCCGAAGCCAAAACAAACCTGGAAAAATAG
- the clpX gene encoding ATP-dependent Clp protease ATP-binding subunit ClpX → MNTKAKYPKIKCSFCGKGTDGVDRMITGPSVHICNDCVEMCNEILREDKATIADGLSWDTLPTPLELKEFIDQYVIGQDSVKRGVCVAAYNHFKRVLSRAAKDKSDVEIDKANILMIGPTGTGKTLIAQTLAKLLKVPFTIVDATIFTEAGYVGEDVENMLVRLLQVANYDVAGAEKGIIYIDEFDKIARKSANPSITRDVSGEGVQQAMLKILEGTVASVPPKGGRKHPEQNLVQINTRDILFICGGAFVGLENIIERRLNESRMGFNAEVRGKKSMKIGDTLRKVEPDDLIEFGMIPELVGRVPAMFGMDELDEDALLEILTRPRNALTKQYQKLFSMERVRLTFAREALREIVRIAQRKGTGARGLRNVLERVLGPIMFDIPSRKDIKECLVTRDVVREKKEPTYSFIKGQKKIA, encoded by the coding sequence ATGAATACAAAGGCCAAATATCCAAAAATCAAGTGCTCTTTCTGCGGTAAGGGCACTGATGGCGTCGACAGAATGATAACCGGCCCGTCGGTCCATATCTGCAACGATTGCGTTGAAATGTGCAATGAAATCCTGCGAGAAGACAAGGCAACAATTGCCGACGGCCTCTCCTGGGATACGCTTCCGACTCCCCTTGAATTAAAAGAGTTTATCGACCAGTATGTGATCGGTCAGGATAGCGTGAAAAGGGGGGTATGCGTTGCCGCATATAACCATTTCAAGCGTGTTCTGTCCAGAGCCGCGAAGGATAAAAGCGATGTTGAAATCGATAAAGCCAATATCCTCATGATCGGCCCTACCGGGACGGGAAAAACATTGATCGCTCAAACGCTGGCCAAACTGCTGAAAGTTCCTTTTACCATTGTCGATGCGACCATCTTTACCGAGGCCGGATATGTGGGTGAAGATGTCGAGAATATGCTGGTAAGACTTCTTCAGGTGGCAAATTACGATGTTGCCGGTGCCGAAAAAGGGATTATCTACATTGATGAATTCGATAAGATTGCCCGTAAATCCGCGAATCCTTCGATAACCCGTGATGTTTCCGGGGAAGGTGTTCAGCAGGCGATGCTGAAAATTCTTGAAGGCACTGTTGCATCAGTTCCGCCTAAGGGCGGACGGAAACATCCCGAACAGAACCTGGTGCAGATAAATACACGGGATATCCTTTTTATCTGCGGTGGTGCGTTTGTAGGACTGGAAAATATTATCGAACGACGGCTTAATGAGAGCCGGATGGGATTTAATGCCGAGGTGCGGGGTAAAAAATCGATGAAAATCGGCGATACGCTGAGAAAAGTAGAGCCCGACGATCTTATCGAATTCGGTATGATTCCCGAGCTGGTTGGACGGGTACCGGCAATGTTCGGCATGGATGAGCTTGATGAAGATGCATTGCTCGAGATCCTGACCCGGCCCAGAAATGCGCTGACAAAACAGTATCAGAAGCTGTTTTCCATGGAGAGAGTCAGATTGACATTTGCCCGTGAAGCTTTACGGGAAATCGTCAGGATCGCGCAACGGAAAGGAACCGGCGCCCGTGGTCTTCGTAATGTGCTGGAAAGGGTGCTCGGACCGATCATGTTCGATATCCCCTCACGAAAAGACATTAAGGAATGTCTGGTTACCCGTGATGTTGTTCGAGAGAAAAAAGAGCCGACCTACAGTTTTATTAAAGGCCAGAAAAAAATTGCCTGA
- the tig gene encoding trigger factor, protein MKTTIEKPESWKRILDIEVPEDEIDSAFSEKLGNYKKQVKLPGFRKGKVPPHILKSKYGDAIRAEVIESLIQKSFEQACREHELTPISQGKINKMNTEEGTPLSFSIEMEVDPEIQIKGYEKLKVKVSPKKIKKVDVDEAITNLQERLAEFEDVDRESKKGDFVTIEYERVEVDGEEKPEVTSPQYPIEIGASQIKEFDKGLTGLRAGDTADITVKFPSDYGDPELAGKTGKMSVKVNKVQERKLPEINEEFLKKVGDFADEEALREAIRNDLQQRENERARNEAYNKAIDTLIDKNPFDVPPSRVEHYIDHVYEEAKQYAAQGRPVPSREEIESRYRESAVKALKRYRIIDYIAKKENIKATQEEVDAEIQKIADQYNQPFDQIKQVFRQNGTTNRIRNDIRELKTLTLLVKDIEPDSQ, encoded by the coding sequence TTGAAAACCACTATTGAAAAACCCGAATCATGGAAAAGAATCCTGGATATAGAAGTGCCTGAAGATGAAATCGACAGCGCTTTTTCGGAAAAACTGGGAAACTACAAAAAGCAGGTAAAGCTTCCCGGGTTTCGAAAAGGAAAAGTTCCTCCCCATATTTTAAAGTCGAAATACGGTGATGCAATCCGTGCCGAGGTGATAGAAAGTCTCATACAGAAATCATTTGAACAGGCCTGTCGGGAACATGAACTTACTCCGATAAGTCAGGGTAAGATCAACAAAATGAATACCGAAGAAGGCACTCCGCTTTCCTTTTCCATTGAAATGGAAGTCGATCCGGAAATACAAATCAAGGGATATGAAAAACTCAAGGTTAAAGTTTCGCCGAAAAAGATAAAGAAAGTGGATGTTGATGAAGCCATTACCAATCTTCAGGAACGGCTTGCGGAATTCGAGGATGTTGATCGGGAGTCGAAAAAAGGAGATTTTGTCACGATTGAATACGAACGGGTTGAAGTTGATGGAGAAGAGAAACCCGAAGTGACCAGTCCCCAGTATCCGATCGAGATTGGCGCCAGCCAGATCAAGGAATTTGATAAAGGCTTAACCGGATTACGCGCAGGAGACACCGCCGATATCACCGTCAAATTTCCATCCGACTATGGCGATCCCGAACTTGCAGGGAAAACCGGTAAAATGTCGGTAAAGGTGAATAAAGTCCAGGAACGAAAGCTTCCGGAGATCAATGAAGAATTTCTGAAAAAAGTGGGCGATTTTGCCGATGAGGAGGCACTTCGGGAAGCGATCCGCAACGACCTTCAGCAACGGGAAAATGAACGGGCGCGTAATGAAGCCTATAACAAAGCGATCGATACACTCATCGATAAAAATCCCTTTGATGTACCTCCCTCGCGAGTCGAGCATTATATCGACCATGTTTATGAGGAGGCTAAGCAATACGCGGCTCAGGGAAGGCCTGTTCCTTCCCGAGAAGAAATCGAATCCCGCTACCGGGAATCGGCGGTCAAGGCGCTTAAACGGTACCGTATCATCGATTATATTGCAAAGAAAGAAAATATCAAGGCTACTCAGGAAGAGGTGGATGCCGAAATACAGAAGATCGCCGATCAGTATAATCAACCTTTCGATCAGATAAAACAGGTCTTTCGGCAGAACGGAACAACCAACCGGATCCGGAACGATATCCGGGAACTCAAAACGCTCACATTACTTGTAAAAGACATTGAGCCGGATTCACAATAA
- the clpP gene encoding ATP-dependent Clp endopeptidase proteolytic subunit ClpP, whose protein sequence is MSLIPMVIEQTGRGERSYDIYSRLLKERIIFLGSEITDPIADLLMAQLVFLEYEDADKDITIYINSPGGYVSSGLAIYDTMQYIKPDVCTICIGQASSMGAVLLAAGTKGKRYALPHSRVMLHQPLGGGGGQASDLAIHAREIVRIKETINNILVNHTAQKIDVIQKDTDRHFYMDANEAKEYGIIDEILSSRE, encoded by the coding sequence ATGTCACTCATACCAATGGTAATTGAACAGACCGGACGAGGTGAGCGGTCGTATGATATCTATTCCCGCTTGCTGAAAGAGCGGATCATTTTCTTGGGAAGTGAAATCACCGATCCGATTGCCGATTTGCTTATGGCACAGCTTGTTTTTCTGGAATATGAAGATGCCGATAAGGATATTACAATTTATATCAATTCTCCCGGCGGGTATGTGTCTTCCGGATTAGCGATTTATGATACCATGCAGTATATCAAACCTGATGTCTGCACGATTTGTATCGGTCAGGCATCCAGTATGGGAGCAGTACTACTTGCCGCCGGCACCAAGGGAAAACGGTATGCGCTGCCCCATTCCCGGGTCATGCTCCATCAGCCCCTGGGCGGCGGTGGCGGACAGGCATCCGACCTTGCAATTCATGCCCGAGAAATTGTCCGGATAAAAGAAACAATCAACAATATCCTCGTCAACCATACTGCACAGAAAATCGATGTAATCCAGAAAGATACGGACCGTCATTTTTATATGGACGCAAACGAGGCAAAAGAGTATGGTATAATAGATGAGATTCTTTCATCCCGGGAATAA